The DNA sequence CTCGCGGTCGTCCTGGTCACCCAGTGGTGGCCGCTGCTGGCGATCCAGACCGTCGTCTTCGCCATCGGCGCGTTCGCCGGGCTCAGGCCCGCGCCGTACTCGCTGCTGTACCGCTACCTGGTGGCCCCGCGCCTCGGCCCGACGACCGAGCGGGAGGACGCGGCGCCGCTGCGGTTCGCCCAGGCCGTCGGGTTCGTGTTCGCGCTCGTCGGCACCCTCGGCTTCGCCGTCGGGATCACGCCCCTCGGCATCGTCGCGACGGCCTTCGCGCTCTTCGCGGCCTTCCTCAACGCGGCCTTCAACTTCTGCCTCGGCTGCGAAATGTTCTTGCTGATCAAACGCTTCAGCCCCGCCCGCGCGTCGTCCTGAATCCATCCATGCCCCCGCCACCACCCTCAACGGAAGGCGCTTCGCGCCGCTGTGTTGATTCGATCCCCAGAAAGAGAGTTCATCTCCATGAGCCGTGAAGACGTCCTGGTCACCACCCAGTGGGCCGAGGAGAACCTGGACACCCCCGGCGTCGTGTTCGCCGAGGTCGACGAGGACACCACCGCGTACGACGGAGGCCACATCCGGGGCGCGGTGAAGTTCGACTGGCGCAAGGACCTGCAGGACGGGGTCCGCCGCGACTTCGTCTCCAAAGAGGGCTTCGAGAAGCTCCTGTCGGAGAAGGGCATCTCGAACGACGACCGCGTGATCCTCTACGGCGGCAACAACAACTGGTTCGCCGCCTACGCGTACTGGTACTTCAAGCTCTACGGCCACGAGAACGTCCAGCTGCTCGACGGCGGCCGCAAGAAGTGGGAGCTCGACGGCCGCGAGCTGAACTCCGACGAGGTCAAGCGCGACGCCACCGACTACAAGGCCAAGGACCAGGACCTGTCCCTGCGCGCGTTCCGCGACGAGGTCGTCCAGTCCATCGGCGCGAAGAACTTCGTCGATGTCCGGTCGCCGGACGAGTTCTCCGGCAAGCTGCTCGCCCCGGCGCACCTGCCGCAGGAGCAGTCCCAGGTCCCCGGCCACATCCCGGGCGCGCTGAACGTGCCGTGGGCGAAGGTCGCCAACGAGGACGGCACCTTCAAGACCGAGGGCGAGATCGACGAGCTCTACAAGGAGCAGGGCATCGACGCCGGCAAGGGCACCATCGCCTACTGCCGCATCGGTGAGCGCTCGTCCATCGCGTGGTTCGCGCTGCACGAGCTGCTGGGCCACCAGGACGTCAAGAACTACGACGGGTCCTGGACGGAATACGGCTCGCTGGTCGGCGTGCCGGTCGAGTTGGGAGCCAAGTGATGGCGGTCGACGACAGCTGCGGCGCACCGGTCCAAGAGGCCACGCCGGCGGATTACGACACCAAGGGCCAGGTCGTCCTGGCCGGCAAGGTGACCGGCGCGGACGGGCCGGTCGGCGGCGCGTTCGTCCGGCTGCTGGACGGCGGCGGCGACTTCACGGGCGAGGTCGTCTCCTCGGCCGACGGCGACTTCCGCTTCTACGCGGCGCCGGGCGAGTGGACCGTGCGCGCGCTGCACCGCAGCGGCAACGGCGAAGCGTCCGTCACCGCCGAAGGCCCCGGCCTGCACCAGCTGGCCATCTCGGTCGCCTGAGTTCTGCACTGCCGTGAGGGGCACCTTCAGGGACACCATGTCCCTGAAGGTGCCCCTCACGGCTTTTCGGCGGCAGCCCGGACGCGGTGGTCCGCATGCGACGAGTTGACCTCGAGCCGGGTTGAGGTCGCAAGCTGTCCAGGTGACCCTCACCGCTCCTGTGACGCGCCGGGCCGGCCTGCTGGTGGCCGTGTTCCTGGGCAGTTTCATGGCCCTGCTCGACGTCAGCGTGGTGAGCGTCGCGCTGCCGACCATGCAGCGGACGCTGGGCACGAGCTTCAGCGGCCTGCAGTGG is a window from the Amycolatopsis sp. NBC_00355 genome containing:
- a CDS encoding DUF4395 domain-containing protein; the encoded protein is MSAGPAVDPRGPRFAAILTTIVLAVVLVTQWWPLLAIQTVVFAIGAFAGLRPAPYSLLYRYLVAPRLGPTTEREDAAPLRFAQAVGFVFALVGTLGFAVGITPLGIVATAFALFAAFLNAAFNFCLGCEMFLLIKRFSPARASS
- a CDS encoding sulfurtransferase, whose product is MSREDVLVTTQWAEENLDTPGVVFAEVDEDTTAYDGGHIRGAVKFDWRKDLQDGVRRDFVSKEGFEKLLSEKGISNDDRVILYGGNNNWFAAYAYWYFKLYGHENVQLLDGGRKKWELDGRELNSDEVKRDATDYKAKDQDLSLRAFRDEVVQSIGAKNFVDVRSPDEFSGKLLAPAHLPQEQSQVPGHIPGALNVPWAKVANEDGTFKTEGEIDELYKEQGIDAGKGTIAYCRIGERSSIAWFALHELLGHQDVKNYDGSWTEYGSLVGVPVELGAK
- a CDS encoding DUF1416 domain-containing protein; the protein is MAVDDSCGAPVQEATPADYDTKGQVVLAGKVTGADGPVGGAFVRLLDGGGDFTGEVVSSADGDFRFYAAPGEWTVRALHRSGNGEASVTAEGPGLHQLAISVA